TTTTTAGATGGCGTCTTGGCTAAATTATTACGAAACGAAGCTGCATCTTATTGAGACCATgtcctgtaaattgtttattttatacttttgatagtttatacaaatgttttacattgttataaatggaatattagaatttgaatcaaatcggtgaacatgaatttggcagctagtgcccctttaatagcgtCATGTCACAAAAATTTGTCTTATCATCTACAATATCATTGATGAACCTAATGTCTTTCATGTACCAagatctgtaaaataaaatcttgttCTGTCAACTTTGATAAACGGATTGAACCAAATAAATTATGTTCTAACATGAAATGCTTTTAACGGGATTAAAATACCCCTAAAACGTTTCCAGGCAGATAacactttaaaattaaaaactcaGATTCACATCTGCTCATAAATAAAACCTCTAAATCAAAAAGGGAGAAGAACGCTTTGGAAACATGTTTCCATTTGGAGTCATGTTCTGACAAAATACCTTTTTACCCACATAATACGACAGGATAACAACTGTACCTCAAAATTTGGGGCTTTCAGTTCCCCCCTCGCTAGGAGacttttgaattaattttgatttaatatttttggattaCTACCATTCCATAAAATACTATTGATGTCACGTTGTATTTTAATTACATAAGATTTTGGTACATGTGTAGATAAAATGACATTAATAAGCTTCAATATTGGAGTTGATTTAAGAAACAAGATTTTACCGATCAAGGAAAGGTTTCTGAAGTTCCACCATTTCTTCAAAAGCGTTAAATTTTATACCTTAGGTTTTAAAACCATCTGTCCATTTACTAGCAAGGAAAccttctttgttaaatttatttcttctaaTCCAGAGAATTATACTCGATGGTGACTTCTTTACTATCTCATACTCAATTTGTGTTcgtcttttaaaataattgaataaaaacagTCAAAATCATACCGTGCAATAAAACTCATTGTTTAACGAGTAAGAAGTACATCATGtgctaaaaatatttttattgatatctttCCAATTAAATAAGAATTCTAAAATGATCAGAAAAATAGGAAACTAGCACAGTAGCTAAGGGATTTTCGGCTTAAATTGTAAAAGGTTTTTTGCCAATCTTCCCTTCATTTCATTTTCCATCTTGGTTTGAATATCTTCATTTTTGTCGTACCACATATACATTTCTCAATAACAATGGATACCAAATTAACACTCGGAATTATTTAAGCTAGAAAAAAGTTTCAATAATGTTTGGGATTGAGATTTCGTCAAGAAAGTCTACCAAGAAACACGATTTACATGCaccaaaatcataaaatgttaacgacattttaaaacatttcgtCGTTACCGTATGTTCTCAATGCTATctcattgttaatttctagatgCATGTAACATAATATAAGGCATACATAAATTTATCTGTAGAACTTATTAGTTCAAGTCTGGTAACATAGATTCGTTCAGCATATTCAGGAAACTGTGATTAATACTAATgaggaataaaaaataaattgtaatgcTAGGTTCTTTTTTTTCCTAAGCAGCTCCTATTAGAAGTAAgcctaaaataaaaattaaaaattaaaaaaaaacagcgaGCAAATGTGTCATCAGCAATGTTCTATGCTGAAACATTCATTATCTAATCTAGGGGAATAGCACGTATACCAATATGGCAAAACGTAGTAAAATGATGTTCTAGAAAACAATAATGTATGTCTGTTAAGGGATTTGAAACACTGACATCGTACATCaagaacattttctttttcatattttcatggCCTGTTTCATATGACATGTGCCTTGCACTTTTCAATGTCAACTATGGAGAACTTATTACTTTACCTTTAAATACTAACGCTTAAATATTGATCtggcataatttttttattttttcaaatacatgtataattcatcaatggaaaaaatataaaatgcatattgGTTATAATATATGTGgttataaaaaatgtcaaaggttttgtaagttgtGATAAAGACATTCAAAATGAGAAATTTTCTAGTACATCTAAAAGTGTTCCCAAAATAACTTCTTTTACTTGATGAAATCCGTTTTTCGTGGCATAATCTAAAGCCTGCATGCAAAACACATCAGTAGAATTTATTATTGCTTCTTCTTTGATTAAAAACTGTACAAAGTGCAGAATACTTTCTTCGTCTATAATGTTATAATTAGATCTACAAACAGCTATTAACGGCGTTCTCCCATCACTATCTTGGCAGTTAACATTCACTTTTCCTTCTATCAGAATTCTGGCAAGTCTCAATTTACCTTCAGAAATTGCTTTAAATACTAGTTGTGCATCTTTATCATTGGCATTTTTGGAACAAAACGCTTTGTGGCTCCATTTGTTCACTTTGGCTTTGAAATTctccattttatttatattgtttcttGTGATTCTGTATATTTGATTATGTTCATGAAACTATCAGGTATTTATACTGTATTCATTACCAACGGAATGATcacacatttaaaaataaaagtgatatttcaaatatttaatatagaATTATTTTTGCGTCAGCGTTAAGGTCAATCTTTCACCTTGTTAACAGTAACGTCTACACTTTACCTATGATCATTGTGAAGTGGTCGACGACTTTGTTgtatatgacgtggctctgaaCTTATAAAATCcgttattttgtttacatatttgtttaatttgatagTGATTAGtttaataacacaatgttgactgctttacccctatttttgacatttttatttactatGTCGGTTAGataattaggtaaaaaataactttaaattcatcaaaatttataaatgaataacCATATTCTCATTAGAATATACATGCGATATCATTTTGTACTACTTACAGTGTCCGGGTTTGTACCAACTTGAGCAACACGACAAATGCACATGTAAAgtaagatctgcttacccttccagaagACCTGAAACCCTGTTATTAATGGGTTGTGTTGGTCAGACTTAAATgtgtatgttatgttttgtgtactgttgtttgtctgttttgctttttttcttgATAGTCAAAGCGTGGTCTGTTAACTTTCTACTAATTAGTTTGAAcattcctttggtatctttcgtctctttCTTGTGATAGATTAAAtgactttttatatataagctAGTATTAGTGCACacataatagaaaatattgtGTAAGGCAAAATTGGTAATCCTTGCGTGTCTATAAATTAATGGTATTTGTATGCTGTATCAATTAGATAAATTTCACCACACGTCCGTACTGTCTATCTGAAATATGTATTGATCTTTTTTCATTGTCTTGTCCTTAACTTAAAGTAAAATGTGTTTGCACGAGTTAGGTGTTGGCCTTGGCTAACTCGGCtgatgtttttggttgttttatgtaatgtatccgtttttattctgtagttGGTCACCACTTTAGTTTTATCATGTACATctattatatattcattttatcaaatttactgtttgcaaaagtatgaattaatcttaataatgatgatatttttattcCAGGCAGATGACCATAGCCATATTAGTCACAACTTTTTTGGACTTTTGgccctcagtgctcttcaattttgtacttgtttcacTGGTTGATCTTCAGTAAACGAAaagcacgtctggcgtattgaattttaaacctggtaccttttgttataaaattaacggtaccaattttcttgcaccagatgcgcatttcgacaatacatgtgtACTGTACTCATGTCATGTAATGTTATTATTGGAATgtcatatttaacattgccatacaaGCGAGAGGTTTGGCATGAAACAAAccaaggttcaatccaccatttttttcaaaatatatgtcctgcaccaagtcaggaaaatggccttTATTATATTAcagttcgtttctctgtgtgttacattttaattgagtgtttttgttgtgtcgtagttctcctctaaTATTTGATTCGTTTCaatcggttttagtttgtaacccagatgtggtttttttctcaatcgattgatgaattttgaacagtggtatactactgttgcctttattaatgacTGGACAAACATCCCCATTTATGACACTGTTtgctaaaataaaaacacttcGTGATAGAAATACAGaataacagttatcaaaggtacaatgattataatttagtacgccagacgcgcgtttcgtctacataatacttatctgtgacgctcatattaaaatatttataaagccaaacaaagttgaagagcattgaggattcaaaattccaaaaagttgtccAGGACGTGGTAAAAATGTTGTTACTTAGTTTAGATAAGTAAAGACCATTTGATGAGCTGTCATATTGATGATTGTTCATTTTAAGGACCGTCATATTGATGACTGGGTTTGTTTTAAGGAACGTCATATTGATGGCGTTCCATGTAGGTTTGTAATCGTGTATTACGGTTACCATGGGTGATATAGATTGGCTAATACTAGGACTTTTGTCTACATTATGGAATAGTTTGATATAACTCCATTCCACGCACATACTGACTATGTGGGATATGtgattagatataggaagatgtggtgtgagtgccaatgagacaactctccatcaaaataacaatttaaaaattaaaccattataggttaaagtacggccttcaacacggagccttggctcacaccgaacaacaagctataaagggccccaaaattactagtgtaaaaccattcaaacgggaaaaccaacggtctaatctataaaaacaaaacgagaaacgagaaacacgaatatattacataaacaaacgacaactactgtacatcagattcctgacttaggacaggtgcaaacatttgcagcgggattaaacgttttaatgggcccaaaccttctccctttttcctgaaacaatagcataacatcacaacatataaaaacatacgataaaatatcaattggcagacttaactcaatcaaaaaaaaaaatgtttgtattcaGTGGGTATCATTATTAAAGTTGTAGACACTACACGCGCTTTTGGTCAGTGACATTTAAAacgaaaaaagttaaataaaaaaagaaaggcCTTATAAGGTACACGGATGAAAAGCATTGAGACCCTAATATTTCGAGAAGTGTTGCAAAATAcagcatttgtattcagatatcgcagatcgttcattgtgtaataatttacgttttttgattgagttaagtcagccaattgatattttatcgtatgtgtttctatgttgtgatgttatgctattgtttcagaaaaagggagaaggtttggatcctttaaaacgtttaatcccactgcaaatgtttgcacctgtcctaagtcaggaatctgatgtacagtagttgtcgtttgtttatgtaatatatacgtgttactcgtttctcgttttgtttatatagattagacagttgattttcccgtttgaatggttttacactagtaattttggggccctttatagcttgttgttcggtgtgagttaaggctccgtgttgaaggccttactttaacctttaatggtttactttttaaattgttatttggatggagagttgtctcattggcactcacaccacatcttcctatatctattagttgtttatttccttttattttaagttGGGTTTTTTGTCTCGCAGGAGGCAGATGGTTGTGTAATAATATTTCAGCTcctgttttccttttttaattgtaatttctAAAAATGCTACATGTAATCATATCACATGTGATTTGGAGGGGGAAATGTTGTCAATAAAGGATACCATCCCAATATAAATGACGCAAGATTTGTTCttgatattttgtctttatatttcacataacagataaaaataagaaatatatacagTAAAACGTTTGAAATTTGCAAGTGACAGAAGTAAAGAAAGATTATATGTTTCCAATCTCATTGAAAATcctaattattataaatataaaattcaaatatggcGGTAATTCTTATTATAATAGATGGATCAAAAAGCTGAGCGTAATATACATCCATTTATTCCTTTTTCGTGGCTTGTATGGTAACTGTTGTTCTTGAAACAAACGATTTTCAAAACCTTTTAAAATGACATAGAAAATATCATCGTACATCAACGgataatttctgttttatatttttgataacttCATTTATTGGAAATAGTTCTATTGTATCTTTTAAAAGATGAACTTACgtgacctatatatatatgtatatatatatatatataaacgagtctaaattgaaaactacgttcaaacctatgactgcgttggataaaaaccgcaatttttatacgtgtgcatgtcaaacaaatttcgttgtagaagggtctaaaaacagcacaaacaacattttccaaaagaccaaaagagtgaaaaaagtatatttaaacaaaaatatatatatataatacaaagcAAGCTGTACGATAAACAAAACCTTAACTTTATTTATTCAAAGGCACAAATAGACATTTAACATGAAATCATATCAAGTACATCCAAAGCTATTCTCAAAATAGCTGCTATAACTTGATGAAATCCATTTTTCGTGACATAATCGAAGGCCTGCATAGTAAACACATa
Above is a window of Mytilus trossulus isolate FHL-02 chromosome 4, PNRI_Mtr1.1.1.hap1, whole genome shotgun sequence DNA encoding:
- the LOC134716467 gene encoding ankyrin repeat domain-containing protein 34A-like; this translates as MENFKAKVNKWSHKAFCSKNANDKDAQLVFKAISEGKLRLARILIEGKVNVNCQDSDGRTPLIAVCRSNYNIIDEESILHFVQFLIKEEAIINSTDVFCMQALDYATKNGFHQVKEVILGTLLDVLENFSF